From the Ilumatobacteraceae bacterium genome, the window CCAGGTGCTCGAGGCGCCGCTCTGGTTGGCGGCGATCTCACCGCCGATCGGTCTCATCGTCGCCTCGCTGATCCTGAAGATCGGTGGCGGTGCATCGCCGTCGACGTCCGACGAGTACCTGCGCGCGTTCCACGATCCGGCGTACCGACTGCGGCCGAAGTATCTGGGTGCCCGCATCGGAGCGTCGATCGCCACGCTCGGGTCGGGCGGTGCGCTCGGTCTCGAAGGCCCATCGCTCTACGGTGGTTCGGCGATCGGCACGATGATCCAGCGGCGTCTGCCGAGCCCGTTCAGGGGGACCGACCACCGGACCCTGCTGGTCGCCGGGGCGGCGGCGGGCGTCGCAGCCATCTTCAAGGCGCCCGCGACCGGCGCGATCTTCGCGCTCGAGGTGCCGTACCGCGACGACATGGCACGGCGCATGCTCCTGCCGGCGCTCGTCGCCAGCGCCACCGGCTATCTGACGTTCGTGACCCTCAGCGACACGACGCCGCTGCTCGCCGTGCCCCAGTTCAACCTCCCGGCGTTCGAACTGATCGACCTGCTCGGGGCGCTGCTCGTCGGTGCCACCTGCGCGGTCGGCGCGCGGGCGTTCGCCAAGCTGATGCGCATCGCCAAGGGATTCTCGCTGCGTGCCCTCCCGGTCCGGTTGCTCGTCAGCTCCGTCGCCCTCGTCGGTCTGTTCATGGTCTCCCGCCAGCTGACCGGGCTGTCGCTGAGCGCCGGCTCCGGGTACGAGGTCTTCCGCGACTGGCTGTTCGTCGAGGACAACCTCTCGATCCAGATCCTCGTCGCGGTCTTCTTCATCCGTTGCCTGGCGTCGGCGATGACGACGGCGGGCGGCGGTGTCGGCGGTGTGTTCATCCCGCTCGTCGTCGGTGGAGGCATCGTGGGCCGAGGCATCGCCGAAATGATCCACCCCGACCGGGCGTCGCTGTACACGCTGCTCGGTATCGCCGCATTCCTCGGAGCGGGCTACCGCGTGCCGCTCGCCGCCGTCATGTTCGTCGCGGAGACGACCGGCAAACCGAACTTCGTGGTGCCGGCGCTGTTCGCAGCGGTCGCGGCCGAACTCGTGATGGGCGAACAGTCGATCACGGCGTTCCAACGTCGTCCCGGCAGCGACTGACTGCAAGGATCGGTCGCATGGCCGACACCCCCGCCGAGACGACCGACGTCAACTCCGAACTCCAGGGCACCGTGGTGTCGATCGAGGTGGAGGTCGGCAGTTCGGTGGCCGCCGGCGCGACGCTGGCGCTCGTCGAATCGATGAAGCTGCACCACGACGTGGTCGCCCCTGTCTCCGGCGTCGTGCGGTCGATCATGGTCGAGATCGGTTCGACGGTGCATCCCGGTGACCTCATGTTCGGTGTCGGGCCGGGTGGTGATGCGTCGCGTGCATCGGACGCGGCCGTCGATGTCGGCCCGAAGGGGCTCGAACGCCACGACCTCTCCGACGTGCTGGCTCGCCGCGCGCTCGGCACCGACGCGGCTCGACCCGACGCCGTCGAACGACGCCGCTCACGCGGTCGCCGAACCGCGAGAGAGAACGTCGCCGATCTCGTCGACGAGGGTTCGTTCGTGGAGTACGGCCCACTGGTCGTCGCCGCGCAGGCCAAACGGCGCACCCACGACGACCTGATCACCCGCACGCCCGCCGACGGCCTGATCGGCGGCATCGGCACCGTCAACGGCGACCGGTTCTCGGGGCGGGCGGCCAAGGCGATCGCCGTCTCGTACGACTACACGGTGATGGCCGGCACCCAGGGGCATCGCAACCATCGCAAGAAGGACCGCCTGTTCGAGGTGGCCGAGCAGCTGCGGCTGCCGATCGTGTTCTTCACCGAGGGTGGTGGCGGCCGACCTGGCGACACCGACACCGGGGGAGTGACCGGTCTCGACTGCCTGGCGTTCCTGTGGTTCGCCCAACTGTCGGGCACCGTGCCGCTCGTCGGGGTGAACGCCGGGTACTGCTTCGCGGGCAACGCGGCGATCCTCGGGTGCTGCGACGTCGTGATCGCCACCGAAGACTCCAATATCGGCATGGGTGGCCCCGCCATGATCGAGGGCGGCGGTCTCGGCGTGTACGAGCCCGGCGAGATCGGTCCGATGTCGGTCCAGCGAAGGAGCGGGGTCGTCGATCTCGTGGCCACCGACGAGGCGCACGCCACGGCGCTCGCCAAGCAGTACCTGTCGTACTTGCAGGGCCGGGTCGACGACTGGACGTGCGTCGACCAGACCGAACTGCGCGACGTCGTGCCCGTCGACCGCCTGCGGAGCTATGACGTACGCGAGGCGATCGAGCGGATGTTCGACGACGACTCGGTGCTCGAACTCCGCCGCGAGTTCGGGATCGGGATGATCACGGCGCTCGCCCGGGTCGAGGGGCGACCGGTCGGCGTCATCGCCAACAACCCGGCCCATCTCGCCGGAGCGATCGACAGCGACGGATCCGACAAGGCGGCCCGCTTCATGCAGCTCTGCGATGCGCACGGCTTGCCGATCGTCACGCTTGTCGACACGCCCGGCATGATGGTCGGGCCCGACGTCGAGGCCACCGCGCTCGTCCGCCATTGCAGTCGCCTGTTCGTCACCGGCGCCAATCTGAGCGTGCCGATGGTGTCGCTGGTGCTGCGCAAGTCGTACGGCCTCGGTGCCCAGGCGATGATGGGTGGCTCGACCAAGGCCCCGCTGGCGTGCGTGGCGTGGCCGACCGGCGAGTTCGGTGGCATGGGGCTGGAGGGAGCGGTGCGCCTGGGCTATCGCAAAGAGCTCGACGCCTGCGAGACCGACGACGATCGCGACGCGCTGTTCCAGGAGTTGGTCGACAAGCTGTACGAGCACGGCAAGGCGTTGAGCATCGCCGAGTACTTCGAGATCGACGACGTGATCGACCCGGCCGAGAGCCGCCGCTGGATCACCACCCTGCTCGAGTCGGCGCCGCCCCGTCCCGAGGGCGTGCAGCCGCGGCCCAACATCGACACGTGGTGACCGAGGTGGTGGAAGCGGCATCCGCGAGCGGGCGGTGGGAGCCGGGTACGACGATCGTGCGACGCGAGGTGCTCGGCCTCGACCCGGTCGCAGGTGACGACGGCCACGCCAGCGCGCCATGGGTCGGCAGTGTGTGGATGGAGATGCCGGTTCGCGTCGTCGAGGACTCCGACGATGCGCTCGTGGTCCATGTCGAGTCGGGTGCACCCTTCACGTTTCCGGACGGCCCCTGGCCGGCCGATGGCCGGCACCCGTGGTCTGGTCGATCCGGCTGGCACGGTCACGGCTGCCTGATGGTTCAGCGGCCGGGCGACCACCATGCGATCTGGCACTTCTGGACGGGGCCCGAGCGGACGTTCGCGTGCTGGTACGTCAACCTCCAGACCGCGTTCCGACGCACCGCAGATGCGATCGAGACCCAGGATCTCGAGCTCGATCTGGTCGTCGCGCCCGACGGTTCGTGGGAGATGAAGGACTGGGATCTGCTGGATCGCCGAGTCACCGAGGGCCGCTTCACGGTCGACGTGGCCGTGGCCGTCCGGCGACTGGGCGTTCGCCTCGGCCGCGAACTCGACGCCGGCCGCCTCTGGTGGGATCTCGACTGGCAGCACTGGACCCCCGACGATGCAGCCTGGGCCGCGACCTGCGTCGCCTGCGGCTCGTCGGCTACCCAGGGCTGGGATACGGGATCCGGTCGCGTACGCATGTGTGTCCCGTGCGCCACCGCCCACGACATCGGTTGCCCCTGAAACCGAGACGTCCGCTGCCGAGCCAGAGACTGCCGATCTCGGTCGAGTCCGAACCAGCGCGGGCCGCGGTGCGGCGCTTGCCTGATCGGACGGTGCCTGATGGTGAACGCGGTTGTCGAGCGGGTCAGCAGTTGGCCATCGCGTCGAGCGCATCGCAGATCTGTCGTCGCCCACGACTGCCGAGTTGGCCGAGCCGCGTCGTGAGCACTGACTTCGGGACTGCAGCGAGGTTGTCGAAGGTGGCGACGCTGTCGTGGTCGATGCCTTCGTCGGGCCCGACGCGAATGCAGGTCGGGATGTCTCGCAGTGTGCTCGTCACCGGTGCAACGACGACGTTGTTGAGGACGGGGATGACTTCGTCTCGTGAGACGATGAGTACGGGACGGCGTTTCCGATTCGGTGTTTCCATGAGCCAGATCTCGGCCTGGGCTACCACGGCTCTGCCTCGGTCATCGCAAGTGCGCTCGCCATCGCGAGTTCGTCGTCTGCGGGCGTTTGGGGCTGATCACGGTATGACGCTGCAATGGATGCGCCGACCTGAGCCCGGCGTACCGACTCGGCGAGGTAGTGGACTCCTCGCCGGATGACGGCCGAGCGACTGTCGGCGATGCCGCTGTCGACGAGGTGGTCGATCAGTGCCAGTTCGTCGTCGGTGAAGCGTGTCGGCACCGGCGTCGTCATACCATTCAGTATACGTATTGTAGAACGGATTGGCGAGGGTCTGTGGTGACGATCGCGGCGTGGCACCGCGCTCCCCGATTGCCACGAGTCGGGCCACGATGCGGCGCGGTCGGAGAGCCGATGGCCCGATTGTCGAGTGCAACATGTGCGCTGATCCCGATGAGCAGAATGCCAAACCCGGACGGGTGTGAGCACGTCGCCACGCCGCGACTGTCGAGCGCGGCATCAGGGCCGCGGCGCGGCGCGTGCGCATCGGCGTCGATCGAGTTCTGGAGCGGACGTTGTGCGTGCGTCGTCGACGAGCATCCTCGATCCGGGCATCCGAGAAATGTGAGAGTTTCTTCGATCCCCGCCGCCGGGCTCAGGTGCCGAGCACCTGGTCGAACACGTAGTTCGACTGCTTGACCGACCCCATCGTGGCGCTCGACGCCATCGAGTAGCGGTGCCCGGGGTACAGCACGATGTCGTCGGCGAACTTGCTCAGCCGTTGGAGGCTCTCGATCATGAGAGCGTGGTCGCTGCCCGGCAGGTCGGTACGGCCGCAGCCGTCGAGGAACAGCGTGTCGCCCGACACCAGCTTGCCGTCGACGAGGAAACACTGGCTGCCCGGGGTGTGGCCCGGTGTGTGCACCAGCTGGATCTCGATCTCGCCGACGGTGATCACGTCGGCCGAGTGGTGGGCGACCAGGTCGGTCTCCTCGAGCCCGGTCGTGCGGGTCACCCACGGCACCTCGTCGCGCTGCACGTGGATCGGGCACGACACCCGTTCGAGCAGGTCGGCGACACCGGCGATGCCGTGACCCATCATCGAACCACCCACGTGATCTGGGTGGTAGTGGGTCGCGAGTACCCCGGTGACGGTCATGCCGTCGGCCTCGACGGTGTCGACGAGTCCGGCGGGGTCGTACGCCGGGTCGACGAGCACGCACTCGCCGGTCTGCCGGTCGCCGATCGCGTAGACGAAGTTGACCATCTGGGCGGCGAGGTCGTCGGTCGTGGCGAAGTCGCGACCGGAGAGCAGTTGGCGGAAGTAGAGACGATCCTTGGGGTCGGCCATGGGGCAAGCGTACGCTTCGGGCCCATGCCCGACGCACCTGATCATCTCGCCGCGCTGACCGTCGGGCAACCGATCGTGTACGGCGGCAACCGTGTCGCCCATGTGTCGCCCGAGCTCGCCGCCGTGTTCCGTCCAGGCGATCGGGTGATCGTCGACCCGCTGTCGGGCGAGCTGTTGCACGTGCCGGAGGCCGAGTTCGAGCACGCCGCCGCACCGGTGACCCGAGCCCGCGATGCGTTCGCGGCGCTGGCGCGCTGCAGCGACGATCAGATCACCGCGTTCTTCACCGGCTTCGCCGATCGTCTGGCCGACGACGCCACCTTCGCCGCGATCGCGGCGGCCAACCGGGGCGACGTCGAACGAGCGACCGAGCGCGGACGATCGACGACCCGACTGATCCTGGGCGACGCGATGCGCTCCGACATGATCGCCGGGTTGCGCGGCTGGGCCGGGTCGTCGGCCGGGCGTGACGCCGTCGACCGAGTGGTCGAGCACGAGGGCTGGCGGCTCGAAGCCCGGCGTGCCCCGTTGGGCGTCGTGGGGTTCGTGTTCGAGGGCCGTCCCAACGTGTTCGCCGACGCCGCCGGGGTCGTCCGGACCGGCAACACCGTGGTGTTCCGGATCGGGTCCGATGCGCTCGGCACGGCGCGGGCGATCGTCGAGCACGCCCTCGACCCGGCGCTCGCAGCGGCGGGGCTGCCCGACGGCACCGTCGCGCTGGTCGAGTCGGCGGCCCATGCGGCGGGGTGGGCGCTCTTCTCCGACACGCGCCTGTCGCTCGCCGTGGCGCGCGGCTCGGGGCCGGCGGTCGCCCAACTTGGTGCCGTCGCACGGCAGGCCGGGGTACCGGTCAGCCTGCACGGCACCGGTGGCGCCTGGGTCGTCGCCGCCGACGACGCCGATCGCGACCGGTTCCGGCTCGCGGTGACCCACTCGCTCGACCGCAAGGTCTGCAACACGCTCAACGTCTGCTGTGTGGTCCGCGACCGGGCCGACGAGCTCGTGCCCGCGTTCCTCGACGCGGCGTCGGCGGCCGGCGAACAGCGGGGGAGCGATGCCCGCATCCACGTCACCGACGCCGCAGCGCCATTCGTGCCCGAGGCGGCCTGGGACCGACGGTCGGCGGTCGAACGCGCCGACGGTGTCCACGACGAACCGTTCGTGTCCCGCACCGGCGTCGAGACGCTGGGGCACGAGTGGGAGTGGGAGGGCTCACCCGAGGCGACGCTGCACGTCG encodes:
- a CDS encoding chloride channel protein, with translation MMRALRPESFEVRRDELRQLVRRSREVVLLAALTGVVTGLAVRGFEYLVEEIYHQVLEAPLWLAAISPPIGLIVASLILKIGGGASPSTSDEYLRAFHDPAYRLRPKYLGARIGASIATLGSGGALGLEGPSLYGGSAIGTMIQRRLPSPFRGTDHRTLLVAGAAAGVAAIFKAPATGAIFALEVPYRDDMARRMLLPALVASATGYLTFVTLSDTTPLLAVPQFNLPAFELIDLLGALLVGATCAVGARAFAKLMRIAKGFSLRALPVRLLVSSVALVGLFMVSRQLTGLSLSAGSGYEVFRDWLFVEDNLSIQILVAVFFIRCLASAMTTAGGGVGGVFIPLVVGGGIVGRGIAEMIHPDRASLYTLLGIAAFLGAGYRVPLAAVMFVAETTGKPNFVVPALFAAVAAELVMGEQSITAFQRRPGSD
- a CDS encoding carboxyl transferase domain-containing protein translates to MADTPAETTDVNSELQGTVVSIEVEVGSSVAAGATLALVESMKLHHDVVAPVSGVVRSIMVEIGSTVHPGDLMFGVGPGGDASRASDAAVDVGPKGLERHDLSDVLARRALGTDAARPDAVERRRSRGRRTARENVADLVDEGSFVEYGPLVVAAQAKRRTHDDLITRTPADGLIGGIGTVNGDRFSGRAAKAIAVSYDYTVMAGTQGHRNHRKKDRLFEVAEQLRLPIVFFTEGGGGRPGDTDTGGVTGLDCLAFLWFAQLSGTVPLVGVNAGYCFAGNAAILGCCDVVIATEDSNIGMGGPAMIEGGGLGVYEPGEIGPMSVQRRSGVVDLVATDEAHATALAKQYLSYLQGRVDDWTCVDQTELRDVVPVDRLRSYDVREAIERMFDDDSVLELRREFGIGMITALARVEGRPVGVIANNPAHLAGAIDSDGSDKAARFMQLCDAHGLPIVTLVDTPGMMVGPDVEATALVRHCSRLFVTGANLSVPMVSLVLRKSYGLGAQAMMGGSTKAPLACVAWPTGEFGGMGLEGAVRLGYRKELDACETDDDRDALFQELVDKLYEHGKALSIAEYFEIDDVIDPAESRRWITTLLESAPPRPEGVQPRPNIDTW
- a CDS encoding DUF402 domain-containing protein — its product is MTEVVEAASASGRWEPGTTIVRREVLGLDPVAGDDGHASAPWVGSVWMEMPVRVVEDSDDALVVHVESGAPFTFPDGPWPADGRHPWSGRSGWHGHGCLMVQRPGDHHAIWHFWTGPERTFACWYVNLQTAFRRTADAIETQDLELDLVVAPDGSWEMKDWDLLDRRVTEGRFTVDVAVAVRRLGVRLGRELDAGRLWWDLDWQHWTPDDAAWAATCVACGSSATQGWDTGSGRVRMCVPCATAHDIGCP
- a CDS encoding type II toxin-antitoxin system PemK/MazF family toxin; the encoded protein is MVAQAEIWLMETPNRKRRPVLIVSRDEVIPVLNNVVVAPVTSTLRDIPTCIRVGPDEGIDHDSVATFDNLAAVPKSVLTTRLGQLGSRGRRQICDALDAMANC
- a CDS encoding MBL fold metallo-hydrolase, which gives rise to MADPKDRLYFRQLLSGRDFATTDDLAAQMVNFVYAIGDRQTGECVLVDPAYDPAGLVDTVEADGMTVTGVLATHYHPDHVGGSMMGHGIAGVADLLERVSCPIHVQRDEVPWVTRTTGLEETDLVAHHSADVITVGEIEIQLVHTPGHTPGSQCFLVDGKLVSGDTLFLDGCGRTDLPGSDHALMIESLQRLSKFADDIVLYPGHRYSMASSATMGSVKQSNYVFDQVLGT
- a CDS encoding aldehyde dehydrogenase family protein; amino-acid sequence: MPDAPDHLAALTVGQPIVYGGNRVAHVSPELAAVFRPGDRVIVDPLSGELLHVPEAEFEHAAAPVTRARDAFAALARCSDDQITAFFTGFADRLADDATFAAIAAANRGDVERATERGRSTTRLILGDAMRSDMIAGLRGWAGSSAGRDAVDRVVEHEGWRLEARRAPLGVVGFVFEGRPNVFADAAGVVRTGNTVVFRIGSDALGTARAIVEHALDPALAAAGLPDGTVALVESAAHAAGWALFSDTRLSLAVARGSGPAVAQLGAVARQAGVPVSLHGTGGAWVVAADDADRDRFRLAVTHSLDRKVCNTLNVCCVVRDRADELVPAFLDAASAAGEQRGSDARIHVTDAAAPFVPEAAWDRRSAVERADGVHDEPFVSRTGVETLGHEWEWEGSPEATLHVVDTVDEAVGLCNRYSPHFVASLVSESAAAHDAFFATVDAPFVGDGFTRWVDGQYALNAPELGLSNWEGGRMLGRGGILSGDSVFTVRYRAEVSDPDVHR